The Aquiluna sp. KACHI24 genome contains a region encoding:
- a CDS encoding glycosyltransferase, with amino-acid sequence MRILFVHEVNYLTKPIYEMHEFPEHLAANGHEVAFWHFPEGYSKQQISELGFKTAIQGRVVNSSRITLFTPQLGGGLIGRLVTAIKAGGLAKAVISNFKPDLIVSFSVPTQGWQLIPPARRAKVPVLFRALDVSHKIRTGIFSKLIYLAEKRVYRRSTWLSANNPAMLQYCVSMGAKSQRASVEWPPIDLQRFETSLAPSGLKASLGIAKDSKVILYMGSFFYFSGLPEVIRAFARSEGQEHLVLIGGGEQDKELRELVSELGIENRVTFTGFISFEHLPGYLKIADIAINPMHRSLVANAAIPNKVIQYLAAGLPVVSTRLDGLEKTFGSGSRLTLVSSAEEVIESAIAWCRTGEGSENSADLDLERFTLSRSIEAFEKRCREVAQSA; translated from the coding sequence GTGAGGATTCTCTTTGTCCATGAGGTGAATTACCTCACCAAGCCAATCTATGAGATGCATGAATTCCCAGAGCACCTTGCTGCCAACGGTCACGAAGTTGCGTTTTGGCACTTTCCTGAGGGGTACTCAAAGCAGCAAATTTCCGAGCTTGGATTCAAGACTGCGATTCAAGGCCGGGTGGTTAATTCCTCAAGAATCACGCTTTTTACTCCCCAATTAGGCGGTGGCTTAATAGGGAGGCTTGTGACGGCAATTAAGGCCGGTGGGTTAGCGAAGGCCGTAATATCCAACTTCAAGCCAGATCTGATAGTCAGCTTCTCTGTACCTACTCAAGGTTGGCAGTTGATCCCACCCGCCAGGCGAGCTAAAGTCCCGGTCCTGTTTCGAGCCCTTGATGTCTCCCACAAGATCAGAACCGGCATCTTTTCAAAGTTGATCTATCTTGCTGAGAAACGCGTCTATCGACGATCGACTTGGTTGAGTGCGAATAATCCCGCAATGCTCCAGTATTGCGTTTCGATGGGTGCCAAATCTCAGAGAGCATCAGTTGAATGGCCACCGATTGATCTTCAGCGCTTTGAGACGTCACTTGCACCTTCTGGATTGAAGGCATCCCTTGGGATTGCTAAGGATTCCAAGGTGATTCTCTACATGGGTAGTTTCTTCTATTTCTCGGGGCTTCCAGAAGTAATTCGAGCTTTTGCCAGGTCTGAAGGTCAAGAGCATCTGGTACTAATCGGCGGGGGAGAGCAGGATAAGGAGTTGCGGGAGCTGGTTTCAGAGCTCGGTATTGAAAACCGGGTTACCTTTACGGGATTCATATCATTCGAACATTTGCCCGGCTATCTAAAGATTGCAGATATTGCAATCAACCCCATGCACCGCAGCCTGGTTGCCAACGCTGCAATCCCTAACAAGGTGATTCAGTACTTAGCTGCAGGATTGCCGGTTGTTTCAACCAGGCTAGATGGACTTGAGAAGACTTTCGGCTCAGGTTCCCGGTTAACACTCGTGAGTAGCGCGGAAGAGGTAATCGAATCGGCAATAGCGTGGTGCAGGACAGGAGAAGGCTCGGAAAACAGCGCTGACTTAGATTTAGAGCGTTTCACGCTGAGTCGCTCGATAGAGGCATTCGAGAAACGATGCAGAGAGGTGGCGCAGAGTGCCTAA
- a CDS encoding glycosyltransferase family 39 protein, with the protein MNNFVTFIKDWKNQLMLGTLVILGGWIYSRVWMVNPAILGDEYLYSINARKAAPWDPSPAGDFSNYLFNLVYSSTNLCGSSFYTCGKYLNLFFFLGFIFIIFLVAKRLMGFWPAYAFTIAAGLSPLSVYTSMFLPESMYFFFLGLVLLAVLKAATNFTWQNWAIVGGLIGLTSLIKPHAWLSAIAVGIFMVVVGLTQARLRYKPLLVSVGAIAGAAILSRVVIGFAIAGPKALGFFGVYLGSGVVEEVTKGASTGGATDPATGAATSIVGSGAMNGVVGLFGIQLNTHLLTVFSLMGIAIIGLIVGLVALIRARELTPTTALALFAFIWLFSLMVEIVMFTGWITGGGDDHTTRVLLRYYDFLFVIVPLAGLAVVVKGLADNVNVFIRWALVILVGALITPAFSGFFGTLTIQIADAPNLAGLVVNQDVLNGVALTSALALLIFAVAPKFLKWTFVLILPFSMVGTGWQIQDQYQGFRATPNAADKAGQFVYANWSEADREDTLVLAGSRFEATNVAIWADVANMPYELFGPGSQYDATLAPEGTRFIISVGDLGAVGDFEEVIEGDGYKLYKLKG; encoded by the coding sequence TTGAATAACTTCGTCACTTTCATCAAAGACTGGAAGAACCAGTTGATGCTGGGAACCTTGGTCATCCTGGGTGGCTGGATCTACTCGCGCGTCTGGATGGTCAACCCTGCGATCTTGGGTGATGAGTACCTGTATTCAATCAATGCCAGAAAGGCGGCCCCATGGGATCCGTCTCCGGCAGGTGACTTCTCTAACTACCTGTTCAACTTGGTATATAGCTCCACCAACCTTTGTGGATCGAGCTTTTACACCTGCGGCAAGTACCTCAATCTATTTTTCTTTCTCGGGTTCATCTTCATCATCTTTCTAGTTGCCAAGCGACTGATGGGTTTCTGGCCAGCTTATGCATTCACAATTGCAGCGGGGTTGAGCCCACTTAGTGTCTACACTTCGATGTTCCTACCCGAGTCGATGTATTTCTTCTTCCTCGGGTTGGTTCTGCTTGCCGTGTTGAAGGCGGCAACAAACTTCACCTGGCAGAACTGGGCAATAGTCGGCGGCCTTATTGGACTCACATCGCTCATCAAGCCTCACGCCTGGCTATCTGCAATCGCAGTCGGCATCTTCATGGTCGTTGTCGGCCTAACTCAAGCAAGGCTTCGCTATAAGCCTCTATTGGTATCTGTCGGTGCAATCGCAGGCGCAGCAATTCTGAGTCGTGTGGTTATTGGTTTTGCTATTGCAGGACCTAAGGCCCTGGGATTCTTTGGTGTTTACCTGGGCTCGGGTGTCGTCGAAGAAGTGACCAAGGGTGCGTCAACCGGTGGTGCAACTGATCCAGCCACCGGTGCAGCGACTAGCATCGTCGGATCTGGTGCAATGAACGGTGTTGTGGGACTGTTCGGAATTCAACTAAACACTCACCTCCTAACAGTGTTTTCCCTGATGGGCATTGCGATTATTGGTCTAATCGTCGGTCTCGTGGCATTGATTAGGGCTCGGGAGCTAACCCCGACCACCGCACTTGCCTTGTTCGCATTTATTTGGCTTTTCAGCCTCATGGTGGAAATCGTCATGTTTACCGGGTGGATTACCGGTGGTGGTGACGACCACACGACGCGTGTTCTCTTGCGCTACTACGACTTCCTGTTCGTGATCGTGCCTCTCGCCGGACTCGCGGTTGTCGTGAAGGGCCTCGCAGACAACGTGAACGTATTCATTCGCTGGGCGCTGGTGATACTTGTCGGAGCGCTCATAACTCCAGCCTTCTCTGGTTTCTTTGGCACTTTGACCATCCAAATTGCAGACGCTCCAAATCTTGCGGGGTTGGTTGTGAATCAAGATGTGCTGAATGGCGTTGCGCTAACCTCAGCCCTCGCTTTGTTGATCTTCGCAGTTGCACCAAAGTTTCTGAAGTGGACTTTTGTTTTGATCCTGCCGTTCTCGATGGTGGGAACTGGGTGGCAGATTCAGGATCAGTACCAAGGCTTTAGAGCTACTCCAAATGCAGCTGACAAGGCTGGTCAGTTTGTTTATGCAAACTGGTCCGAAGCTGATCGCGAAGACACTCTGGTCCTGGCTGGTTCTCGCTTCGAAGCAACCAACGTGGCCATCTGGGCTGACGTCGCTAACATGCCATACGAACTCTTTGGCCCTGGATCTCAGTACGACGCAACTCTTGCCCCTGAAGGCACCAGGTTCATCATTTCTGTTGGTGATTTGGGTGCAGTCGGTGACTTCGAAGAAGTTATCGAGGGCGACGGCTACAAGCTTTACAAGCTCAAGGGCTAG
- a CDS encoding glycosyltransferase family 2 protein: MSAVAVVIPSYRVTNHILDVLKLIGPEVGQIFVVDDACPDNSGEFVKKHSKDKRVTVLAHSENQGVGGAVITGYRAALEAGADIVVKVDGDGQMDPRLIPRLIRPLVDGEADYSKGNRFDSLEDLYEMPRVRIFGNAVLSLWSKLSTGYWSVTDPTNGFTAIHRRVLENIHLDKLRKSYFFESDLLFRLSIVNAVVADIPMKAVYGDEKSHLKIRKVLVEFPWRHTVNLLKRVFYRYYLREWSVASIELPVGIGMLTFGIWFGLASYIEAASAGRATTAGQVTLAAIGIILGVQLLLSFLSYDVQSEPKVPKQRR, encoded by the coding sequence ATGAGCGCTGTTGCTGTTGTGATCCCTTCGTATCGTGTTACGAATCACATTCTTGATGTTCTGAAGCTAATCGGCCCTGAGGTCGGTCAGATTTTTGTTGTTGATGACGCCTGTCCTGATAACTCAGGTGAATTCGTCAAGAAGCACTCCAAAGACAAGCGAGTAACTGTTCTTGCCCACTCTGAAAATCAAGGTGTGGGTGGTGCAGTAATCACTGGCTATCGAGCTGCTCTTGAAGCGGGAGCAGACATCGTGGTCAAGGTTGATGGCGATGGTCAGATGGATCCAAGGCTGATACCCAGGCTTATTCGCCCGCTGGTTGACGGCGAGGCCGACTACTCCAAGGGAAATCGCTTCGACAGCCTCGAGGATCTCTACGAAATGCCGCGGGTGCGTATTTTTGGCAATGCGGTGCTTTCGCTATGGTCAAAGCTATCCACAGGTTATTGGTCGGTAACCGACCCAACCAATGGATTCACCGCAATTCATCGGAGAGTTCTAGAAAACATTCACCTAGACAAACTTCGAAAGTCCTACTTCTTTGAGTCCGACCTGTTGTTCCGTCTGAGTATCGTGAACGCCGTTGTCGCAGACATTCCTATGAAGGCTGTTTATGGGGATGAGAAGAGTCACCTAAAGATCCGTAAGGTTCTCGTTGAGTTTCCATGGCGTCACACGGTGAACCTACTCAAGCGAGTATTTTACCGTTACTACTTGAGGGAGTGGTCGGTCGCAAGCATCGAACTCCCTGTTGGTATCGGCATGCTAACTTTTGGAATTTGGTTTGGTCTTGCTAGCTATATTGAGGCGGCCTCTGCAGGTAGAGCGACCACGGCTGGTCAGGTCACCTTGGCAGCTATCGGAATCATTTTGGGAGTGCAGCTACTACTCTCCTTCCTCTCCTACGATGTCCAGTCGGAACCAAAAGTTCCCAAGCAGAGAAGATAG
- the smpB gene encoding SsrA-binding protein SmpB, which produces MPRERGQKLVASNRKARHDYHILDVYEAGLVLTGTEVKSLRAGRASLIDGYATIDGGEAWLENVHIPEFLAGSWTNHATRRRRKLLLNRAELNKLGGKVKESGLTIVPLSLYFKDGRAKVEIALAQGKKDWDKRQTLKEQQDKREAARAMSTKGKDW; this is translated from the coding sequence TTGCCCAGGGAACGCGGCCAAAAGTTGGTTGCATCCAATCGCAAGGCCCGACACGATTACCACATTTTGGACGTGTATGAGGCCGGCCTTGTGCTAACTGGAACAGAGGTTAAATCATTGCGTGCTGGGCGCGCATCCCTAATCGATGGTTATGCAACCATCGATGGGGGAGAAGCTTGGCTTGAGAATGTCCACATCCCCGAGTTCCTTGCTGGGAGCTGGACTAATCACGCCACTCGCCGCAGGCGCAAACTGCTTCTAAATCGGGCCGAGCTCAACAAGCTCGGCGGCAAAGTCAAGGAATCTGGTTTGACGATTGTCCCCTTGTCGCTTTACTTCAAAGACGGTAGGGCCAAGGTTGAAATTGCCCTTGCTCAGGGTAAGAAAGACTGGGACAAACGTCAGACTTTGAAAGAGCAGCAAGACAAGCGCGAAGCGGCAAGAGCGATGTCCACCAAAGGTAAAGACTGGTAA
- the ftsX gene encoding permease-like cell division protein FtsX — protein sequence MSPSFILSEMWAGLKSNVSMVFSIILVTFISLTFVGIAALLQLQIGEMKNYWYDRAQVAVYLCTDFSPEAACPVGGVTEEQIAAVKSQLDSAAITPYVEEYFFETHEAAYEKFSEEFAGSTVLEFISPEQLNQAFWVNLKNPSDSQLIAESFSGLEGVEEVRDQRGYLDQIFSFMNVGSLAAAGVAGVMLLSATLLIATTIRLSAFSRRREISIMRLVGASNFSIQLPFVLEGIFAALFGGLLAAGATLAVVRYLVTDYLALQLPFTSFVGLSDALTVAPYLVGLGVILAVIASGVSIRRYLKI from the coding sequence ATGAGTCCAAGCTTCATTCTCTCCGAGATGTGGGCGGGCCTAAAGAGTAACGTCTCGATGGTCTTTTCGATCATTCTCGTGACCTTCATTTCGCTGACTTTTGTTGGAATAGCGGCACTGCTTCAGCTACAAATCGGCGAGATGAAGAACTACTGGTATGACCGTGCTCAAGTTGCCGTTTACCTCTGCACAGATTTTTCTCCTGAGGCAGCTTGCCCGGTCGGGGGAGTAACCGAAGAGCAAATTGCGGCCGTCAAGTCGCAATTGGACTCTGCAGCCATTACTCCATACGTCGAAGAGTATTTCTTCGAGACACACGAGGCGGCATATGAGAAATTTTCTGAGGAGTTTGCCGGATCAACCGTTTTAGAGTTCATCTCTCCAGAACAACTCAATCAAGCATTCTGGGTAAATCTCAAAAACCCCTCGGATAGCCAACTCATCGCTGAGAGCTTCTCAGGTCTTGAAGGGGTCGAAGAGGTTCGTGACCAGCGCGGCTATCTGGACCAGATCTTCTCATTCATGAACGTGGGTAGCCTGGCGGCAGCCGGGGTTGCTGGAGTGATGTTGCTCAGTGCCACGCTCCTGATTGCAACGACCATCAGGCTTAGCGCTTTCTCTAGACGCCGAGAAATCTCGATCATGAGACTTGTGGGGGCGTCGAATTTCTCAATCCAGCTTCCGTTTGTGCTGGAAGGCATATTCGCTGCCTTATTCGGTGGATTGTTAGCCGCCGGCGCCACGCTCGCAGTAGTGAGGTACCTGGTTACCGATTATCTAGCGCTGCAACTCCCTTTCACGAGCTTCGTTGGTCTCTCCGATGCGCTAACTGTAGCTCCCTATCTGGTTGGCCTAGGTGTTATTCTTGCGGTTATCGCATCAGGAGTCTCTATCAGGAGATACCTCAAGATCTAG
- the ftsE gene encoding cell division ATP-binding protein FtsE: MIRLEEVTKTYQGSNSQALKGVSLDIARGEFVFLVGTSGSGKSTLLRLMLREERPDTGSVLVLGENLGRLPSRRVPQFRRKLGVVFQDFRLLPNKSVYQNVAFALKVIGKSKAFIETAVPDVLKLVGLDEKANRLPSELSGGEQQRVAVARALVNRPEVLLADEPTGNLDPATSTEIMNLLERINLSGTTVVMATHDRSIVDRMQKRVIEIRSGEIVRDAQTASYRELPSNPVDIVDPNTGSWSLDGEGSL; encoded by the coding sequence ATGATCCGACTAGAAGAAGTCACCAAGACATACCAAGGTTCAAATAGCCAAGCCCTAAAGGGGGTCTCGCTTGACATTGCCCGAGGTGAGTTTGTATTTCTTGTTGGCACCTCAGGATCGGGTAAATCAACCCTTTTGCGATTGATGCTTCGCGAGGAAAGACCTGACACTGGTTCGGTCTTGGTGCTCGGGGAGAATCTCGGCCGCCTCCCATCAAGACGAGTGCCGCAGTTTCGCCGGAAACTAGGCGTTGTTTTTCAAGACTTTAGACTGCTTCCAAATAAGTCGGTTTATCAAAACGTCGCTTTCGCCCTCAAGGTGATTGGTAAGTCAAAAGCTTTTATTGAGACCGCAGTGCCAGACGTGTTGAAGCTCGTCGGTTTAGACGAAAAAGCCAACCGACTACCCAGCGAATTGTCCGGAGGAGAGCAGCAGAGAGTTGCCGTTGCCAGGGCTTTGGTGAATCGGCCCGAGGTGCTCTTGGCTGATGAGCCAACTGGAAATCTTGATCCCGCCACCAGCACCGAAATCATGAACCTTCTTGAGCGAATCAACCTATCGGGTACAACCGTTGTCATGGCTACACACGACCGATCAATTGTTGACCGGATGCAGAAGCGAGTCATTGAAATTCGTAGCGGCGAAATTGTGCGTGACGCCCAGACTGCCAGCTACCGTGAACTACCAAGTAATCCGGTGGACATAGTGGACCCGAACACCGGTAGCTGGAGCCTAGACGGCGAGGGGTCGCTATGA
- the prfB gene encoding peptide chain release factor 2, which yields MAEYELRQDLASLRQTYSAIAAVLEPDALGKRVQELEAQASDPKLWDDQTKAQQVTGELSRVRTKLEKITSLRSAIDDLDVLLDMSVESGDASLETEVQSEITSLRSKLDALEIETLLNGEYDSRGAVVTIRSGAGGDDATDFAEMLMRMYLRFAEKQGIKAQVLDISYAEGAGIKSATFELDAPYAYGNISVESGTHRLVRMSPFNAAGKRQTSFAAVEVVPLVETTDAVDIPDSEIRVDVFRSSGPGGQSVNTTDSAVRITHIPTGIVVSCQNEKSQLQNKVAAMRVLQSRLLEIKRQEEEAKKKQLAGDVKASWGEQMRSYVLAPYQMVKDLRTGYEVNNPDDVFDGEIDGFIQAGIRWRKQQEV from the coding sequence ATGGCTGAATATGAACTGAGACAGGACCTAGCCTCACTGAGGCAGACCTATTCAGCTATTGCTGCAGTTCTCGAGCCTGACGCGCTCGGCAAAAGGGTGCAAGAGCTAGAAGCTCAGGCCAGCGATCCGAAGCTCTGGGATGATCAAACCAAAGCCCAGCAGGTCACGGGTGAGTTGTCGAGAGTAAGAACCAAACTTGAGAAAATCACATCCCTTAGGTCGGCAATCGACGATCTTGATGTTCTGCTCGACATGTCTGTTGAATCCGGCGACGCCAGCTTGGAGACTGAGGTTCAGTCGGAAATTACAAGCCTTCGCTCAAAACTAGACGCACTTGAAATCGAAACTTTGCTGAATGGAGAGTATGACTCTCGAGGTGCGGTGGTGACTATCCGAAGCGGCGCAGGCGGAGACGATGCAACTGATTTTGCCGAGATGTTAATGCGTATGTATCTGCGTTTCGCAGAAAAGCAGGGCATCAAGGCTCAGGTGCTGGACATCTCTTATGCAGAGGGTGCTGGCATCAAGTCCGCCACCTTTGAATTAGATGCTCCTTACGCATACGGAAACATCTCTGTTGAATCTGGGACTCATCGCTTAGTTCGTATGAGTCCATTCAATGCAGCGGGTAAGAGGCAAACCTCCTTTGCCGCAGTTGAGGTTGTTCCGCTCGTGGAGACAACGGATGCGGTTGATATTCCCGATTCTGAAATCAGGGTTGACGTCTTTCGCTCATCGGGACCTGGAGGTCAGTCTGTTAACACGACTGACTCTGCAGTCCGCATCACCCACATTCCAACTGGAATTGTTGTTTCTTGCCAAAACGAGAAGAGCCAGCTGCAAAACAAGGTTGCAGCTATGAGGGTTCTGCAATCGAGGCTTCTGGAAATCAAGCGCCAAGAGGAAGAAGCCAAGAAAAAGCAGCTCGCCGGCGATGTGAAGGCGAGCTGGGGAGAACAGATGCGCTCCTATGTGCTTGCTCCGTATCAGATGGTCAAGGACCTCAGAACCGGTTATGAGGTCAATAACCCTGACGATGTGTTTGACGGTGAGATCGATGGTTTTATCCAGGCGGGTATCCGCTGGAGAAAGCAGCAAGAGGTGTAA
- a CDS encoding ABC transporter ATP-binding protein gives MQKLTFRSIGKILEKPVRRKLLLLAIARIAANLLDLLGLAGIALLATAFGSLASGSAERAPLNLPLVGEWYINEYEAVFIAMGVAVVFLLKSGFSIWLNLQTSLTVAGLEGKHSRELAESFFSPISKGVTNQESVAEFQNRVMYSTGALTSFLNARITFMAEASLLVAMVLMFLLVNPIATVSMFLFMGGVLLVLNRMINIRIVRNGQNQMRGYEASLQTSRDLFGVKREALSAGVAESWLEKFTRSRYQAAQGGAVIYTLNSLPRYVVETSLILGIFAFIGGVVVFSDLPSQAITIGVFLAGGLRLIASVLPLQAAISMMKDGANRGHLAYEALVARQSRSEARQDRPLDVSAMSGMSFNDVHFKYPTGQTEVLSSISLTVHPLTKVAIVGRSGAGKSTIFDLATGFLEPTSGEIKIGNHTPREILFGAPGTFGIVTQRPHLVTGSLVENVSLVDDSSSDRAKVEQSLNRAGLSKFTSQPNWWELQIKPDSGQLSGGEIQRLGLARALYRDPKILFLDEATSALDAETEAEITKVLQELKNEMTVVLIAHRLSTVMGADKIIYLDSGRIVAEGTFQELKASVPDFARAVELMDLSDK, from the coding sequence ATGCAAAAACTAACCTTCCGATCAATCGGAAAGATTCTCGAAAAGCCAGTTAGGCGCAAGTTGCTGCTTTTGGCAATCGCTCGAATCGCTGCCAACTTGCTGGACCTGCTTGGCCTTGCAGGCATCGCCCTATTGGCCACGGCATTTGGTTCTTTAGCCTCTGGATCGGCTGAACGCGCTCCATTGAATTTGCCGCTTGTCGGCGAGTGGTACATCAATGAATACGAAGCAGTCTTCATCGCAATGGGCGTTGCCGTGGTGTTTCTTCTGAAATCTGGCTTCTCGATTTGGCTCAATCTTCAGACCTCCCTCACAGTGGCAGGACTCGAAGGCAAGCACTCTCGTGAACTTGCGGAATCCTTTTTCTCGCCGATATCAAAGGGAGTTACCAACCAAGAGTCTGTCGCAGAGTTCCAAAACCGAGTCATGTACTCGACTGGCGCACTTACTTCCTTTTTGAACGCGAGAATCACGTTCATGGCAGAGGCCTCTTTGCTAGTTGCAATGGTGCTTATGTTTCTGCTCGTGAATCCGATAGCTACAGTTTCGATGTTTCTCTTCATGGGCGGCGTCCTTCTGGTGTTAAACCGAATGATCAACATCCGAATTGTTCGCAATGGACAGAACCAGATGAGGGGCTACGAGGCGAGCCTACAGACCAGCAGGGACCTCTTCGGGGTCAAGCGAGAGGCTCTAAGCGCTGGTGTTGCAGAGTCCTGGCTGGAGAAGTTCACGCGGAGCCGCTATCAGGCGGCGCAAGGCGGAGCTGTAATTTATACACTCAACTCCCTCCCTCGATATGTTGTGGAGACCTCACTGATCCTTGGCATCTTTGCCTTCATCGGCGGCGTTGTAGTCTTCTCTGACCTACCATCCCAGGCAATAACAATCGGGGTATTTCTCGCTGGGGGTCTCAGACTAATTGCATCTGTGCTCCCTCTCCAGGCCGCAATCAGCATGATGAAAGACGGTGCGAACAGGGGGCACCTTGCATACGAGGCCCTAGTGGCTCGACAGTCAAGATCTGAGGCCCGACAAGACAGGCCACTGGATGTTTCGGCAATGAGTGGCATGTCATTCAACGACGTTCATTTCAAGTACCCAACCGGCCAGACAGAAGTCCTGTCATCGATCTCCCTCACCGTTCATCCACTCACTAAGGTCGCGATCGTTGGTCGATCGGGAGCTGGAAAGTCAACCATCTTTGATCTTGCCACGGGCTTCCTTGAGCCAACCTCAGGCGAAATCAAAATTGGCAACCACACACCACGCGAGATCCTGTTTGGCGCTCCTGGAACCTTCGGAATCGTTACCCAAAGACCACATCTTGTTACCGGCAGCCTGGTTGAGAACGTTTCTTTGGTTGACGACTCTTCATCAGACCGAGCAAAGGTGGAGCAGTCTCTAAACCGTGCGGGTTTGTCAAAGTTCACCTCACAGCCAAACTGGTGGGAGTTGCAGATAAAGCCTGACTCTGGGCAACTCTCAGGCGGTGAGATTCAAAGACTTGGGCTTGCAAGAGCTCTTTATCGTGATCCAAAGATCCTGTTCCTCGATGAGGCAACCAGTGCGCTAGATGCTGAGACCGAAGCCGAAATCACCAAGGTGCTCCAAGAACTCAAGAATGAAATGACCGTGGTTCTGATTGCTCACAGACTTTCAACGGTCATGGGTGCAGACAAGATCATCTACCTCGACTCAGGACGCATCGTCGCCGAGGGTACATTCCAAGAACTCAAGGCTTCAGTTCCCGACTTCGCTCGCGCTGTCGAGCTGATGGACCTAAGCGATAAATAG